ACTGACAGGAACAACAACGTTGCCGTGGACTTGGCAGATCCCGCTACattaagagaaaaaaacatgtACTTCCCGCTGCTGTTAAGGGAATCGTCTGAGCTAATTGGTTCGAATTTACCGCTTTCATCCCTATTGACATATAAGGAAAAGCATCCCGTCCTGTTTGAATACTCATTGCCTTCTCAAACATCTCTAATACAGGATGACACTCGTAAAGACCGGCCCGCCACGCAATTGCCTCCAGATATTGACATGGTCAAACAGGTGAAAGACATTTTCATGAAATCGTGGAACCAAGAACAGCTACTATTGAAAAGTAATCTAAGAAGAGAAGTCACCTGGCCCGTGGAGCTAATTGATTCTTTAGATACCCTGTATTTATGTGGTGAAACAAAACTTTTCCAAGATTCTGTTAATCTAATTGAAGACTTTGACTTTCGGGCACCTCCGCTGGCAATGGAAGTTATTGATATCCCTGACATCACCACCCGTGTACTTGAAGGGCTGCTGTCTGCGTACGAACTATCAATGGATAAAAGATTACTTAACAAGGCAAAGCAAGCCGCGGATTTTATACTACGATCTTTTGACACCCCTAATAGAATTcccattttgaaatttttttggaaatctGACCTGAGAAATAGATTTCCCGATCGCACTGTCCCATCGGGGCAATTGACTACAATGTCACTCGCATTTATTAGACTGTCACAGCTGGCTCATTTAAATAAATACTTTGATGCTGTAGAAAGAGTTTTTGCAACTTTACGCCAATCGTacaatgaatttgatatGGATTTTATGCTACCTGACGTTGTTGATGCTTCTGGCTGCCGGTTGTTGActccaaaagaaattgaaaaaggtgTACACATAAAGGGATCCAAAATTATGAAAAGCATAGATGAAGACTTCAAGTTTGTCCACTGTCAACAACAGGGGATATTTCTAAAATCACCTACAGAAGACAATCCCCAACAGCTGCCTCAACACCAGACTTACGGAATTAATGAAAAGACACTACCAATTTTAGAgaatttattcaaaatcaatgatcttttccaattctccTATGACATATTGGACGGATCAAGTAAAAACGCCAACGCAGCCCCGACTGACTCCAATATCAATACAGATATGGGAcctgatgatgaattcataaaagaagatgatgaattaattcaaaaaagaaacttgaAAAGTGGTACGAAAAAGGATTCGACAAAAAATACCCCGAACGGCAAATCAGTTATAGACTCCCAGATGTTTTTAACATATTTCATCAATCATATTTTTAAATTCATGACTTTTCAACCGATGTTCCCCAAGAAAATAGGAGACCAGAagataaaatttttgagttCCATACTGACAAACTCTCAATTTATGCCCACAACTAATGAGTTGGATGTCACGATAAGAAGATCGTACGATGTCTCATCAAGCTCATGTAGACTGGGCGGTATTCTGGGCTTAAGCTCGCGCGTGTCCCCTCAAAGTGGCACCAACGGCAAGTATATTTTACCATCGTCATTGTTGGAAATGAGCGAAACAATCACACAGAGTTGTTTCTTATTAATGAAGGAGTTCGACGGGCTGGTCCCTCAAAGATTCGAATTGGATCCTTGCGCTGACGGGGATTGCGAATTCGATAGTGGCATTAAATCGCAAATGATCCTCGATGGCGAGTACGAGACCATTGAAAATGACCAGAGTATTGGGATCGAAGTTTGGAACCATGGTAGAGATGGAGGTGTCCAAAAAGCTAAGAGAAATTCAATAGTTGAAGGCGGGACAACAAAGGCCCAAAGCACCACAAATGATAAACCTGGAAACGCAAAGGCTGTTGCCGCAGGAAACGATGACGAAAGGACACAGATGCGTAGAGTTTTTACGCTTGGCAAGAACATCAAACCGCACATAACAAAGAACGACATCAGTGGCTCACAGTGGAATAACCATCCTGACTGGCCATTTTGGGTCAACAAAGTAGAATCCAGAAGGTTACTGGATTCCAATATCATCGAATCTGTATTTTATATGTATAGAATCAGCGGAAAACAAAAGTGGAGAACTATGGGTAAGCAGTCGTTTGAAATTCtgataaaagaaatgatAAAACTGAACAGCGGTGCTAAGGGGTTGTGGCAAGTAAAGgaattttatgaaaacGGCGAAAAAGTGAACAATGATTTACCAAGCTATTGGTTTTCCAGGACATTGAAATATTACTTGTTATTATTcagtgatggtgatgagATTTCATTAGACAAATATATCCTGACCCAGGGAGGTCACgtaatcaaaaagaaatgaagtTAACGTTAAAAAATCGTACGcacatacatacatacatacatacataatGAGAAGAGGAGAAAATGAATACTTATACAgtaatgttttttttatagtttAGTGTTGAGAGGACAGTCTTTCTTACACAGCTAATGGGTATTCGCCAGCCCAGTCGtaaatttcctttttccaAGTGTCCAAGACGTCGGAACCTTCATCGACCTTGGCCTTGAAGTCCTTTAGCCTACAAGCATCCTTTGGCAAACTCTGTTGAATTTGGCGAGCGAAATCGACGGCCTTGTTGATGTATTGAACAATTCTGTGGAAATCTTCCTCACCCATTCCTCTGGTGGTCATGGCTGGAGCACCGATACGGACACCACCTGGAACCAAAGCAGATTTGTCACCTGGAATAGAGTTTTTGTTCAAGGCAATGTTGATCTTCTCACAGATGTATTCAACACGGGCACCGTCGACACCCTTTTCTCTCAAGGATACCAAAACCATGTGAGAGTCTGTACCGTTGGAAACTAATCTGTAGTCCAGGTTCTTGAATTCACTTTCCAAAGCCTTGGCGTTCTTCAAGACTTGAGtttgatattctttgaaCTCTGGAGTAGCAGCTTGCTTCAAGGCAGTAGCCAAAGCAGCAATAGTATGGTTGTGTGGGCCACCTTGGTGACCTGGGAAAACAG
This genomic window from Saccharomyces kudriavzevii IFO 1802 strain IFO1802 genome assembly, chromosome: 12 contains:
- the MNL2 gene encoding putative mannosidase MNL2 (similar to Saccharomyces cerevisiae MNL2 (YLR057W); ancestral locus Anc_8.39): MSIARLIYSLFRRVRSVLLLFITISLLFYYTFQNEIDILNSYALNDSLPSINNNEHTIKKSSNLESADLHLSTSDRIDTDRNNNVAVDLADPATLREKNMYFPLLLRESSELIGSNLPLSSLLTYKEKHPVLFEYSLPSQTSLIQDDTRKDRPATQLPPDIDMVKQVKDIFMKSWNQEQLLLKSNLRREVTWPVELIDSLDTLYLCGETKLFQDSVNLIEDFDFRAPPLAMEVIDIPDITTRVLEGLLSAYELSMDKRLLNKAKQAADFILRSFDTPNRIPILKFFWKSDLRNRFPDRTVPSGQLTTMSLAFIRLSQLAHLNKYFDAVERVFATLRQSYNEFDMDFMLPDVVDASGCRLLTPKEIEKGVHIKGSKIMKSIDEDFKFVHCQQQGIFLKSPTEDNPQQLPQHQTYGINEKTLPILENLFKINDLFQFSYDILDGSSKNANAAPTDSNINTDMGPDDEFIKEDDELIQKRNLKSGTKKDSTKNTPNGKSVIDSQMFLTYFINHIFKFMTFQPMFPKKIGDQKIKFLSSILTNSQFMPTTNELDVTIRRSYDVSSSSCRLGGILGLSSRVSPQSGTNGKYILPSSLLEMSETITQSCFLLMKEFDGLVPQRFELDPCADGDCEFDSGIKSQMILDGEYETIENDQSIGIEVWNHGRDGGVQKAKRNSIVEGGTTKAQSTTNDKPGNAKAVAAGNDDERTQMRRVFTLGKNIKPHITKNDISGSQWNNHPDWPFWVNKVESRRLLDSNIIESVFYMYRISGKQKWRTMGKQSFEILIKEMIKLNSGAKGLWQVKEFYENGEKVNNDLPSYWFSRTLKYYLLLFSDGDEISLDKYILTQGGHVIKKK